The Diabrotica virgifera virgifera chromosome 4, PGI_DIABVI_V3a genome segment ACTATTCTCGATCAGAAACAGAAGCAAAATTTTTGCCATACGatttaacacaaaaaaaatgtatgaaccagaggttagttttgaattttaccaaaatattttttacatgcATTTTAATCTCAAACCCAAACCTCCAATAAAAGACACATGCAACAGTTGTGACACATACTCTGcagaaattaaaaatacacaaGACGAAAAAGAAACTTTGAATGAGTTGCATGATAATCATCTGAAAAAGGCAGAAGATGGTAGAAATCAAATGCAGATAGATTTTAAAGAAACAACTACTAATCCTACTCTGGAGACCCTGTCATATTATGATATCAAAAAAGTATGAGGATTACCAAAACTTTCAACGAATATAGTTTATTACAAAAGACAATTAAGTATTCACAATGAGGGAATTCACTCTGCTTCAACTAATACTCCACCATATTGATTTTTGTGGAAAGAAGGGGTTGCTGGCAGGGGTGCACAAGAAGTGGGTtcctgtttaaaaaaatatatcgaaCTATATCTCAAAAAAGGTGTCGAGGAACTTATTTTGTGGTCAGATAGCTGAGGTGGTCAGAACTGCAATATTAAAATTGTCCTATTACTAAAAACAACTTTAATGGAACACCATAAGTTAAAGACGATCCAATTAAAATACCTTAAATTCGGACACAGCTTTTTGCAGATGGATACAGATTTTGGGCAAATAGAACGTGGGATTAAAAATCAGGTTCGACTTTACACCATGGAAGATTTTGTGAGCGTAATCGAAAGttgtaaaaaaactaataaatttgtaGTAAACTTAATGGAGAGCCAAGATTTTTACTCTACTGAAGActtggaaaaaaatattataaaccgAAAATTATCTACtcaaaaagaaaaaataagtgggtaaaaacaaaaataatagaaataaaaaagtcgaaatctttttaaattttttatgtgaATCTCATGCATCTACTGAATTAATGTTTAAAGAAATAGTATGATATAATAATtcatccaaataatggcataacccagacatccaaagtgaaagttatcctccaactccaaattgttctatatggtccacataatgttcagaaaaaagtcacaccattttgagcgtctggttggggggggggaggggggagaaatcggtaaattcatagttttttagatttttcgtcaatatttctaaaactatgcagtttagcatgaacaaccttctattcaaaaatgttctacattaaatttgcaataaaaaaggtcctatgcataatccttctaaaatgaacggttccaaagttacggaggtagtatagtagaattggtccaaaaaaggcctaaccctctaaagtaaaagttttcctccaataccaaattgttctatatggtccacatattcatattgttcagtaaaaagttacaccattttgagcgtccgatgtgggggggagatgggagagaaatcagtaaattagtagattttttacgtttttcgtcaatatttctaaaactatgctttagcgtaaacaatggtctacacaaaaatgttctacataaaatttaaaacaaaaaaggtccgatacataattgttataaaatcaatggttccagagttaaggagggtgaaaagtggaggttttcgatactttttatattatcatggcaactgatgatgattttgggtggtgaggttgacgtttcttcaaggccttatcactaacatatcatcggccactgaaatagcaaattttatttacaaaacacaatcctgttaaagaaaatttctagaAATTGCTCAAAgattataaaaagtatcgaaaacctccgttttttaccctccgtaactctggaaccgttgattttataacaattatgtatagtattttttgtgttttaaattccacgtagaacatttttgtatagaacattgtctacactaaagcatagttttagatatatttacaagaaacgtaaaaaaactactaatttaccgatttttcCCCCTTCTCCCTCCCAaatcggacgctcaaaatggtgtaactttttactgaacaatatgtggatcgtgtagaacaattttgtgttaaaggaaaacttttattttggatgtctgggttaggccttttttgggcCAATTATACAATACTACTtccataacttttgaacggttcattttagaagggttatgaataggaccttttttatttcaaatgtaatgtagatcatttttgtatagaaggttttgttcatgctaaaccgaatagttttagaaatattgacgaaaaatgtaaaaaactacgaatttaccgatttttctccccccccccaaacccgacgctaaaaatggtgggacttttttctgaacattatgtggaccatatagaacaatttggagttggaggataactttcacttttagtctgggctgattatcggagaataggccatttttgggaaaagttatttaccagcaattttattgctgaaatcgaagcttatgattatatatattaataatataggtatgcaaagtccgcagatagtgtgctactttttttataaacaaaatggcgcccgaaaatcgtgttttttttcaattattgctctataactccgaagattttaactttacaacaaaaacactcaactaaaaattcaccgcaattaaattctgcatagagatatgctttgttcgatctgctccgacgaaaattttcctcggaaaatccgggttttcccaacaaaatctttaattttcaaataaagttttagataagtaagtatctaccaataattaaataatttggtgacttaaaagcctccttggtttggattatagttccagaagctggtgaaaattgaacaaatattttagcaacaattcaattgttaattaataatttacggtcgcaataataaccaaaataattatgatgcactgatcaaactttgaaatattataaagatgagatgcctttttaatattttgtcgacaaaatataaattttttatttttttgcataatctttaaatgttaaaccagaaagtttttattatattctaattttaaaaaatagttaaaatgcgtatttcaactatcttgaaaatgaaaacttttttacaaccatttgccaaaaagttatgaaacagcaaagtaaacatacgattactgcgttgtttttaattatttttaattctttcaaagcgtaaaagtgaatttaaagtacaagctaattgcttacaaaaaataatgattattagtttaatggttatattttaattaaagattataaatatttttttttgtaatttacacgcgccaAAGttgactaatacagtaccgtagctatgtattatgtattatacccgtccacatacacaactcgcgcgagtttaaagcgtgtcagtcgcttcgagtgaacatctccggctctgtatcaagcctaatttcgcgctaaaaattacaaaaaaaagtatttttaatctttgattaaaatagaaccattgaactaatatgtgatattttttgtgagtaattagattgtaccacagacttACTTTTAAGCTtcaaaacaattaaaacaaattataaacaacggaacaatcgtatatttactttgctgtttcataacttttttccaaatggttggaaaatttttttgaagcattcatttttaagacctttgaaatacacattttaagtattttttaaaattagaatataataaacaatttctgagaaatgttaatttgtttataactatttttttaaacatttaaagattatgcaaaaaaataaaaaatttatattttgtcgacaaaatattaaataggcatcacatttttataatctttctaagtttgatcaatgtctcatgattattttggtctttattgcgactgtaaattgttaattaacaattgaattgttgctaaaatattcatttaatttacaccgacttctgcagttataatctataccaagaaagcttttatttcaccaagttatttagttattgataaataattacttgcccaaaaaatttatttgaaaattcgagattttgttgggaaaacccacattttccaaggaaaattttcgtcagagcaaatcgggaaaaacatgcctatatgtagaattaaattggggtaaatttttatttgagtgtttttggtgtaaagttaaaatcttcggagttatagaccaataattgaaaaaaacacgatttgggggcgccattttgttaataaaaaaagtagcacactatctgcggactttgcatacctatattattaatatataggatcataatattcgattccagcaatgaaattgctggtaaataacctttctttgtactttactaattataccagcgtattataactatttttctttcaaaatttaataattatgcaaaaaaacaaaaaatttatattttgtcgataaaatattaaataagcatctcatctttataatctttataagtttgatcaatgtatcatgattattttggttattattgcgatcgtaaattgttaattaacaatagaattgttgctaaaatattcgtttaatatTAACCGGCTTCTGGagttacaatctataccaagaaagctttgatgtcactaagttatttaattattgattaatatttacttacctaaaactttatttgaaatttagagtttttgttgggaaaacccgcattttccgaggaaaattttcgtcggagcaaatcgggaaaaacatatctctatgcagaatttaattgtggtgaatttgtATTCAGGTATTTTTGTTGTAATGTTAAATTCTTTGGAGTCATAGagcaattattaaaaaaaatacgatttgtcggcgccattttgtttataaaaaaagtagcacactatctgcggactttgcatacctatattattaatatataggatcttataattcgattccagtaataaaattgctggtaaataacttttccatgaattttgctaattagcccagagtatttggatgtctgggttatgccattatttggatgaATGACAAGTGGAATGACATTAAGTCGTCTTTATTCCAGTTTCTTTCAAAAAGCGCTtcaattttacaaaattaaaaacgtAGAGAATTTTGAGGATGATATTGAAGGATTTGGTTCCTTGCCTGACTTTGATTTGGATGCAGAAGAAATTTAATGAAAGACATATTTTAGCAAAACTTAAGTTCCTATACTTGAATATTAGTTTTAAAAGTTTAGTATTTGTTGTTTGTTtagaatttttgattttatgattttttagcaaTAACAATTTTTAGCAATAAagcaataaaaagaacaaaaacaaCTAGATATCTTGGTATCATAATCGATGAACCAAGACTCTTTACAAACCATATAAGTAAATAGCGTCTGTGAGAAGGCAGCAAAAGTCGTGCATTGCATTGCAAGCCTAGCAGAAAGGGAGTATAGAATTCCGTTCCAGCAGATGCGCATATACCTGAGTATGATACTTgcctcaattgtagggtacggtgcaagtgtatagactaacaaataataaaaatattgaaaaactaaaaaaaagcaCAAAGAGGTTTCCTTGTTAGAATGTCAGGAGAATTCAGTATAATCGAAGctaagatcggtgggatatgcgcattttatcaatgaaattcgatatttttaagacattccagaagccgatacagataaaatgttttaacaacccattaatcattcagaattagtcgacggatattagtacagttaaaataattaagacgataactgtaggataatgatttaatgagtgaaatttaaagttttttctactttaatgacaaaaacaGCAAGCTCATtaacagaacccaattaaaaattattttgcacatcatatttgaaacattatttggttgaaaaatctcatttttgttggcaaaaaaatatattaatttgtctggactaaattacagttctgggcccagagcacgccaaatagaattctattttgctgacgtcacaaaatagaatttcataatgggagaatcgacggttgctacgCAACGTGTCGTcactaaaatataattctatttggcgtgctcccgcacctgtTTATCTTAGAAGGgttatgttactatcaacatttacacagtgttgccaaactgaatattgttattttgagtgtaaattttcccagcgatctccgagggtacaatactaCAGCAACACCAGCTTTAACAGTGGTGTAATGCCCATGCACTTGGAAGCACAAAAACGTGTATGTACTTAGATattggcaaagaaaagaaaattatgaaaaaataatacaattaatgggAATAGAAATAAGAACAAAAAGAGAATTAGAGAAATATTAAGTAcatagaaaatggcaaaacgaatGGGATAATTCCCCTAAAGCAAGACGTCTCTATCATTTTATTcctaatttaaataatataccaaattattttaacccaaaaaaGGAATAATACATTTCCTTACAGGGCACAGGGCACGGTCCGTACCCTACATACCTGCgtacatttaatttaaaagatgatgaatacagtagaaccccgattatccgggtgcggattatccgtgctgcggattatccgtgctatgattttctattacttaagttgcgtttttgaggttttatcaaaatagcgtcatcgtaaatcacttgacggaaactctatatgacgaaagagggactcataatgaaagatttatttttttctgttattttttatggtaggtacattatgtatgtgtatacgtgcatatgtattatacataagaaatacttgttcggattatccgtgcttttcaattatccgtgccacccttcggtcccgaggagcacggataatcggggttctactgtattgtGAAGGTGGAGAAATAGCCACACCAGAACACATATTATTTAATCgcgaaagacaaacaaatacacaagaaTTACAAATAATGAGAAGAGACcttgttggcataaatatagaaaatatgatataaaatgaagaattatataatacactgaataatttagcggacataatatcaaagaaacaattagaattagGTATATAATATCAGACGAAAAAGAAATCAAGTAAATTTCCAACCTCTATGaatttgaataagaaattataaaataaaaaattaaaattacatataaaaatatggaataaaataatgttataattaaataaatatttatatagttaataaaaaattaaaaattaatatcaaatataaaataaataaaaattattaatcaaacaaaaaaatatatacttaaCTAAAAACCTGTACTTTTTAAAACTCAATGGATATTTTCGGCTAAGggtctgaggctcaccgaaataccattggGAATATTCTATAAGTCGAATAGACCTGCGCTTACAATTATTTCTAactatttttagattaatagtgctggcatttctcatctgagaatgagaactggaagcactataaaaattatattttcacaaaaaataaaataaaattttaaataaaaaaaaacttaaaatttttattttgttgattaaaattgtttagaattgattattaaaattatttattagaattatttgttagaattatttataatttataattttcagaATTAGTAATAGATTAGGGCTATTGttaattagttaaattaaatttggaaatttgtaaaataaaaattatgtaaaatcaactactgtaatcccatcaggaaacgacctggattagtcacaagaggccaggtcatttgtatttactataaataaataaaaatgtccAGATATAGTATggttagtgtgaccaactagcccgaaaaatccgggaatTACGaaggcccgaattacgaagtcgtgtcccggcgtcccggacaaggcttccgggccatccgaattttcaacgttttggtaaactttcattttcaaattttgactacgttattcttctaagaattcacatcaaattgaattggcgggacgaaaaaaagttgataatttctaaagtgtaatactaataccacatccaaaacacACGAactttatatcgtggtattatagttctacgaaaactaaaaTTCTGGACTTTTgcccgtttctgtattttaataaataatgattgtCTTCTTGAAAGACGAATCGAAAACACGAAtatgtatttttataatttttttataattatatttttatattaatgtaAGGTTCTATTTACATGGAAGTCCAACATCAggtaattttataatttttctttttttgaaaacgatttcgggattggaagtcgaaacgtcaaaaactaacaaaaatgtgaTTAATATTACAACCCATACCACCaaaaaaattttgtcaaaatgaaaatgttaaataatcaataaaatgatgatattaatgttctatacagtgtgggccaaagaaaacagtccacatCGATATTTGGCattagttattagattttaaggaaaagccgtaaacaggtcgattttttatctaagggggacatatttttacggtacatacatctgtcatttgtcatcCCGCTCCCTTCCACTTTccctaccccttatttttaaatagggaatagggatcgtgtgctagttgaaaggttattcaattctctattcagtaatataaatattaacataattatttatacagagtgtccaagaataaaaatttttaattaaattaattaacacaaaaagaagaatgtatgtaatttatttaattcaaaatcaaaatacattctactgctttcacaaaacagaaaaaatgttttttgataaataaacattgcttttcgcttgatTTCAGTGTTTAAACTGCCACCCATCtgtctcttggtaggttgaatattgaatttaagcaataAACAATGTTtgtttatgaaataaacatttttttctgttttctgtcagcagtagaatgtattttgagttaaataaattacatgcattcttctttttgtgtcaattaatttaattcaaaataatttttcttggacaccctgtataaataattgtgtcaatgttaatattactgaatagagaattgaataaactttcaaatgagctagaacaTGGCCCCtattctctatttaaaaataaggggtgggggaagtggaagagaggaggttgacaaatgacaaatgtatgtaccgtaaaaatgtgtcccccttagatcaaaaatcaacctgttttggcatttccttaaaatctaataactactgccaaatgtCGAGGTCGattgttttctttggcccacactgtatttaaaaaaaaatggccagattttcattgaaaagtcccggatttcaggtattttttcagccttgtcccgaattcgactgaattgtaGTTGGTCAGACtaagtatggtataactagacccaaacccagacacccaaagtgaaagttatcctccaacaccaaattgttctatatgttccacataatgttcagaaaaaagtcacaccattttgagcgtcgggtttggggtggAGAGGGGGGGAGAGAAATCgctaaatttgtagttttttacgtttttcgtcaatatttctaaaactatgcggtttagcatgaacaaccttcaaaaatgttctacattaaatttgaaataaaaaatgtcctatgaataatccttctaaaatgaacggttccaaagttacggaggtaatatagtataatttggtccaaaaaaggcctaacccaaacatccaaagtaaaagttttcctccaacaccaaattgttctatatggtccacatgttgttcagtaaaaagttacactattttaagcgtccggtttggggggggggggggagatgggggaaaagtcggaaaattagtagttttcttacgtttttcgtcaatatttctaagactatgctttagcgtaaacaatgttctatacaaaaatgtgcTACATAAAatgttaaacaaaaaaggtcctatacataatttttataaaatcaacggttccagaggcACGGAGGAtgaaaagtggaagttttcggcactttttatattttttgggcaatttataatattactgatgaaagaaattttcttaacaggattgtgttttgtaaacaaaatttactatttcagtggccgaaggtatgttagtgataagcccttgaagaaacgtcaacctcacaacccaaaatcatcatcgattgcccaaaaaatataaaaagtatcgaaaacctccacttttcaccctccgtaactctgtaaccgttgattttataacaattatgtataggaccttttttgttttaaattttatgtagaacatttttcaatagaacattgtttacctcccccccccccccccccccaaaccggacgcttaaaatagtgtaactttttactgaacaacatgtggaccatatacaacaatttggtgttgtaggaaaacttttactttggatgtttgggttaggcctttttttggaccaattatactatactacctccgtaactttggaaccgttcactTTAAAAGGATTATgcgtagggccttttttatttcaaatttattgtagatcatttttgtatagaaggttgttcatgctaaaccgcatagttttagaaatattgacgaaaaacctaaaaaactacgaatttaccgatttctccccctgtcacccccaaacccgacgctcaaaatggtgtgacttttttctgaacattatgtggaccatatagaacaatttggtgttggaggataactttcactttggatgtctggattatgccatcttttggatcaattgtatcatactaataGATGTCTCTAACGCGTCCGTACGcatctaatattttatttatatgcataCTTCGACAGCTTGGATTCAGTTTGTTTCGGAATACACCACACGTGGCTCTGAAGACGCTGAAAAGCAGAAACCATGGTCAGCCGGTGGTGGTGGCCCCGAATCGAATTTAATCTAAAGTTGTCTTTCCTTCTTATAATTTCGTTTTCATTTTAGGTGTTCCACAGGATATCACAATTACCAAACCATCCAATTCTACCAAAGTGCATTTGAAAACTTATAATACTGGTCAAAGACTAtatcaatgtgaaatttgtagaaAGCTGTTTATTACAAAAGATAATTTAAAGATGCATATGAGACTTCACACTGGTGAAAGTActcataaatgtgaaatttgtagtaagcagtttatTCGCCTAGATGATTTAGATTGTCATATGACAGTTCACATTCATGACAAACtgtataaatgtgaaatttgtaataaGCAGTTTGCGGGCTTATATAATTTAAATAATCATAAGATAGTTCACAGTGGTGAAAATCctcataaatgtgaaatttgtagtaagcagtttacACTCTTATGTAATTTAAGTAAGCATATGATAGTTCACAGTGGTGAAAatccttataaatgtgaaatttgtaataaGCAGTTTATCACAAGAAGTAAATTAGATGTACATATGAGAATTCATACAGGTCAACAACtgtataaatgtgaaatttgtagtaagcagtttacACTCTTATGTAATTTAAGTAAGCATATGATAGTTCACAGTGGTGAAAATCCTTAtacatgtgaaatttgtagtaagcagtttgATCTCATAAGTAATTTAAATAGTCATATGAAAGTTCACAGTGGCAGCGGTGAAAAACctcataaatgtgaaatttgtagtaagcaatTTATCGTAAAAAGTAAATTAGATATACATATGAGAGTTCATACTGGTGTAAAActttataaatgtgaaatttgttgtaAGCAGTTTAAACAACTAAATCATTTACATCGTCATATAAGAGTTCACACCGGCGAAAACCCtattgaatgtgaaatttgtaggaAGACGTTTACTCAACAAACCAGTTTAAAATATCATATGGCACTCACTCACTCAGTCTTTACTTCAATTAAAGAGATAAGTCGATAAATGTCATATGTCCCAAAATAATTCTGTATGCCAGAGGTAAAGTTGACAATGCGTGCTAGCGGTAAGACGTGTGCTGACAATTTTATAGTGaatacaaaatttataatttgtgaTTTTTGTAAGAAATATTATCATCACCTTCATTGTGCTAAAGTAAAGGAACAACTTTTGAAGATTAAGCAAGATTGTGATAACTGTAAATGGTTTTGTAATGACTGTGTACCGAAGTTTAATGATATTATCAACAAAAAAGCGGATAGAAATAATGAACTAATTGAAAAAGCAAGTAAGTTAATTGATTTATTGGAATCATCAAATTCATCTTCACTTTCAAAATCTGATGGAAAATCTTGGGCTGATGTTGTGAAAATTAAGAAAACGGAACACTTAATTATAAAACCAAAAAACCTGAACTAAAATAGTTCGGTTACAAAAAGTGTACTTACACAAAAATTTTGTCCAGCTGATATGGCTGTTTCTTTAGCTGGGGTAAAGGAAGGAGCAAATGGTCGTGTTATGATTCACTGTCAAGATAAGAAATcgttggaaaatttaaaaagttggCAAATTGAATAAA includes the following:
- the LOC126884039 gene encoding zinc finger protein 708-like isoform X2 produces the protein MEHNKDLKDSGNQEMLTPIKDEEDSLNKYNNIEVKSELDESSYRPEYVLDESCSHDFKIENHMLIEDVSNEIKVEIKSELEECSIGVPQDITITKPSNSTKVHLKTYNTGQRLYQCEICRKLFITKDNLKMHMRLHTGESTHKCEICSKQFIRLDDLDCHMTVHIHDKLYKCEICNKQFAGLYNLNNHKIVHSGENPHKCEICSKQFTLLCNLSKHMIVHSGENPYKCEICNKQFITRSKLDVHMRIHTGQQLYKCEICSKQFTLLCNLSKHMIVHSGENPYTCEICSKQFDLISNLNSHMKVHSGSGEKPHKCEICSKQFIVKSKLDIHMRVHTGVKLYKCEICCKQFKQLNHLHRHIRVHTGENPIECEICRKTFTQQTSLKYHMALTHSVFTSIKEISR
- the LOC126884039 gene encoding zinc finger protein 708-like isoform X1, with translation MEHNKDLKDSGNQEMLTPIKDEEDSLNKYNNIEVKSELDESTYRPEYVLDESCSHDFKIENHMLIEDVSNEIKVEIKSELEECSIGVPQDITITKPSNSTKVHLKTYNTGQRLYQCEICRKLFITKDNLKMHMRLHTGESTHKCEICSKQFIRLDDLDCHMTVHIHDKLYKCEICNKQFAGLYNLNNHKIVHSGENPHKCEICSKQFTLLCNLSKHMIVHSGENPYKCEICNKQFITRSKLDVHMRIHTGQQLYKCEICSKQFTLLCNLSKHMIVHSGENPYTCEICSKQFDLISNLNSHMKVHSGSGEKPHKCEICSKQFIVKSKLDIHMRVHTGVKLYKCEICCKQFKQLNHLHRHIRVHTGENPIECEICRKTFTQQTSLKYHMALTHSVFTSIKEISR